In Cydia strobilella chromosome 8, ilCydStro3.1, whole genome shotgun sequence, one DNA window encodes the following:
- the LOC134743587 gene encoding RNA-binding motif protein, X-linked 2-like — MNPMTNVKNVLKLSKQELAGNSKSSWHDQYKDSAWLFVGGLPYDLTEGDIICVFSQYGEVVNINLVRDKATGKSRGFAFICYEDQRSTILAVDNLNGIKILGRTVRVDHCESYRAPNADMSKVDDVTAALRHEGCAPAVPKAEPVTIKQEPVKEKKEKVKKSKKKKKKRNRSSDSSD, encoded by the exons ATGAATCCTATGAC CAATGTAAAGAACGTGTTAAAACTAAGCAAGCAAGAACTAGCCGGCAATTCCAAATCATCTTGGCACGATCAATACAAAGACAGTGCATGGTTATTTGTCGGTGGTCTGCCGTACGACTTGACCGAGGGAGATATCATTTGTGTGTTTTCACA ATATGGAGAAGTGGTTAATATAAACCTGGTAAGAGACAAAGCCACAGGTAAATCGAGGGGTTTCGCATTTATATGCTATGAAGACCAACGCTCAACTATCCTTGCTGTAGACAATTTGAATGGAATCAAG ATCTTGGGTCGCACTGTGAGAGTAGACCACTGTGAGTCATACCGAGCACCAAATGCTGACATGAGTAAGGTTGACGATGTGACAGCAGCCCTGCGACATGAGGGGTGTGCTCCTGCGGTACCGAAAGCCGAACCAGTCACAATAAAACAA GAACCAGTCaaggaaaaaaaggaaaaagtcAAAAAGagcaaaaagaagaaaaagaaaagaaatagaAGTTCTGATTCTAGTGACTAG
- the LOC134743547 gene encoding esterase E4-like, with protein sequence MSYQVKVKQGILQGKVCNYNGKEYYSFEGIPYAKPPIGDLRFREPQEPETWTGVRDALQPGNSCVQLKPGTREHFGSEDCLYLNVYTPSLPEKELRKLPVLVYVHGGKFLFGFGDYYRPEYLIDQDVILITLNYRLHALGFLCLHIPEAAGNMGLKDTVMALKWVKNNISKFNGDENNIVAIGESAGSGIVTSYLTSEMANGLVNKIIALSGVCVSDLFMIDADPIFKAKHLATIFQQEFSDVRSLYEYLMKLPIEQLMYAAAMVEYSRPPAIISAYFLPVVEKKFDNERYFDEYPLIKFRENRHKKLPVLFGVNTYEGGLFIRQDKAGNIKFENDFRYFIPRFLFVQPYSADAVEIAKKIRNYYFDGAAIDQTKKLKYIKFVSDAYFKRDIMTFLNTFGKHSDRGLYVFQLSYSSKINTRKAQQLGIKGTIHGDLLPYIFYRKGKADIANEKDKEIITILNQTISNFARTGVPRWSNMPFEWKPYRDCQRHVLEIDENIKLIQDFGDGIDRFWSSLGQRSKI encoded by the exons ATGTCCTATCAAGTGAAAGTCAAGCAGGGCATACTCCAAGGAAAAGTGTGCAACTACAATGGGAAGGAATATTATAGCTTTGAAGGCATACCATATGCCAAGCCACCCATTGGGGATTTGAGGTTTCGG GAACCCCAGGAGCCAGAAACCTGGACTGGTGTCCGCGATGCATTACAACCAGGAAATAGTTGCGTACAATTAAAGCCAGGAACAAGAGAGCATTTCGGATCCGAAGACTGCTTGTACTTAAATGTTTACACTCCAAGTCTACCTGAAAAAGAACTTAGAAAACTGCCAGTGCTAGTATATGTTCATGGTGGAAAATTCTTATTTGGGTTCGGAGACTACTACAGGCCAGAATATTTAATAGACCAAGATGTCATCTTAATTACATTGAATTACAGGCTGCATGCCCTAGGCTTTTTATGCCTTCATATACCTGAAGCTGCCGGGAATATGGGGCTTAAAGACACTGTAATGGCATTAAAATGGGTTAAAAATAACATCAGCAAGTTTAATGGTGATGAAAATAACATCGTGGCGATTGGTGAAAGCGCGGGTTCCGGTATAGTGACGTCATACTTGACTAGTGAAATGGCAAATGGCTTGGTGAACAAGATTATAGCTTTATCCGGAGTTTGTGTGTCTGATTTGTTTATGATAGATGCTGACCCTATTTTCAAGGCTAAACACTTGGCAACAATCTTTCAACAAGAATTTAGTGATGTGAGAAGTTTATACGAGTATCTCATGAAACTTCCTATTGAACAATTGATGTACGCTGCAGCCATGGTTGAGTATTCCAGACCGCCGGCAATAATAAGTGCTTATTTTCTTCCCGTTGTAGAAAAGAAATTTGACAACGAGAGATATTTTGACGAATACCCTTTAATTAAATTTCGAGAAAATCGGCATAAAAAGTTGCCTGTTCTGTTTGGCGTGAATACTTATGAAGGTGGTTTATTCATCCGTCAGGACAAAGCAGGAAACATAAAATTTGAGAATGATTTTCGTTATTTTATACCACGTTTCTTGTTTGTCCAACCATATAGTGCTGATGCTGTTGAAATTGCAAAAAAGAtaagaaattattattttgatggTGCAGCAATAGATCAAACGAAAAAACTCAAGTACATAAAATTTGTATCTGATGCCTATTTCAAAAGGGACATTATGACATTTTTAAATACCTTTGGAAAGCACTCTGATCGCGGATTATATGTTTTTCAACTTTCATATTCGAGTAAAATTAATACCAGAAAAGCGCAACAGCTAGGAATAAAAGGCACGATCCATGGAGATCTGttaccatatattttttacagaaAGGGGAAAGCTGACATTGCAAATGAAAAAGACAAAGAAATAATAACCATTTTAAATCAGACAATTAGTAATTTCGCTAGAACTGG AGTTCCCAGATGGTCCAACATGCCTTTTGAATGGAAACCTTACAGAGACTGCCAACGTCATGTTCTAGAGATTGACGAGAACATAAAACTTATTCAGGACTTTGGCGACGGAATTGATAGATTTTGGAGTAGTTTGGGGCAGAgatcaaaaatataa